The genomic region CATCCCGGGCGGCCACAGCGCGGCGGATCGCCTCCAAGCGCCGCGGACAGTCGTCGAGGAAGAGCTCCACCACCTCGCGCATGAGCTTCGCGTTGCCTCCCATGTTCTCCAGGATCCTCGCCTCATCGAGCCGCGACGCTCCGGCCTCCGGCGCCGGCGCCGTACCGAAGAACCCCGAAGCTGTCACCGCGGCGCTGATCGCACGGTCGAGAGCCTCGGGTCGCACGGGCTTGATGAGATAGCCGTCCATCCCCGCCGCCAGACAGCGGTCGAGCTCCTGCTCCTGGGCGTAGGCGGTGAGCGCCAGGATCGGCAAGCGACGGCCGCTGGAGCCGGCCTCGCGGCGGCGGATGGCGAGAGTGGCCTGGATGCCATCCATCTCCGGCATGCGCACGTCCATCAGGACCACGTCGATGTTGTCGCGCTCGAGCGCCGCGAGCGCTTCGCGGCCGTGACGCGCGAGGCGCACCACGTGCCCCATCTTGACGAGCAGGCGCTGCACCAGACGCCGGTTGACCGGGTTGTCTTCGACGACGAGAACGCGATAGGCGCTGCGGCGCACGGCGCCGCGCCGGCGGCGCGCCGGCCGCTCTTCCTGCCCCCAGGTGCGGCCTTCGAGAACGGTGCGGATCGAGGCCATGAGCTGCATCGGTTCGACCGGCTTGGCCAGGAAACCGGAAGCCCCGACGCGGTAGGCGCCCGCCGCCTCGCGGATGCTGCCCATGGAGGGCAGCAGGAGCAGGATGGCCGGCGCCGCGCCGGGGATACGGCGGAGGCTGCGCACCAGAGAGGTGCCGTTCGTTCCGGGCAGGTGCGAATCCACCAGCACGAGACGGAAAGGAGCGCCGTCGCGGGCGGCGCGCTCGGCGCGCTCGCGGGCCTCTTCGGCGCCGGCGGCGCTTTCCACTTGCAGTCCCCATTCCGCCAGAGTGCGCGAGAGCACGCCGCGCGCCGTGGCGTTGTCGTCCACCACGAGGGCCTTGAGTCCGTGCAGGCCGTTCGGTTCGCCGGCGGCGGTCGCGGGCGGCGGCACCGCCGGCAAGTGCGCGGTGAAGTGGAAGGTGCTGCCGCGCCCCGGTTCGCTCTCCACCTCGATGCGCCCGCCCATGAGCTCGACGAAACGGGCAGCGATGGCGAGGCCGAGACCGGTGCCGCCGTAGTCGCGGGCGGTCGCGACATCGGCCTGCTCGAAGGCTTCGAAGATGCGCTGCTGCTTCTCTGCTGGGATGCCGATGCCGGTGTCGGTGACGCGCATGTGCAGGCGCGGCTCGCCGCCGGGCCCTTGCTCCCAGACGACGTGCACGACGACCTCGCCGTGGTCGGTGAACTTGACCGCGTTGCCCACCAGGTTGACCACCACCTGGCGCAGACGTCCGGGATCGCCGATGAGCCGATGGGGGACGCTGGAAGAGACGTCGCAGATGAGCTCGATGCCCTTCTGCGCCGCCCGCACGCCGAGTGCTTTCATGGCGCCGCCGAGGGTGTCGCAGAGATCGAACTCGACGCGCTCTAGCTCGAAGCGGCGCGTCTCGATCTTGGAGAGATCGAGCAGGTCGCTGAGCAGGCCGAGCAGCGCATCCGCCGAATCCTTGACCACCGAGAGGTACTCGCGCTGCTCTGGCGTGAGCTTGGTGTCGAGCGCGAGCTCGGTCATGCCGATGATGGCGTTCAAGGGGGTGCGGATCTCGTGGCTGATGTTGGCGACGAACTCACTCTTGGCGTGACTGGCGCTCTCGGCGAGCTCCTTCGCCAGGGCCAGCTCGGCGGCCGCCTGCTTGATTTCGGTCACGTCCCGGGCGAGGGCGTAGACCACGCGGCGCTCCAGGGAGGGTTTGGCGCTCCAGGCGAACCAGCGATAGTCGCCGCTCTTGGTGCGGTAGCGGTTCTCGAAATGGATGAGGTCCGAGCCGGTGTTGAGCGCCTGCGCCTCGGTGCTCGTGGCGGCGCGGTCGTCGGGATGCACGAAGTCGAGATAGGGTTTCGCCAGCAGCTCGGCGCGGCTCCAGCCCAGGGCTTGTTCCCAGGCCGGGTTCAGGCGCTTGAAGAAGCCGTCGAAGCCGGCAATGCTGAGCAGGTCGATGGAGAGATCGAAGAGCTCCTGCATTTCCTCCTCGGCACGCCTCGCGGTGACGAAGAAAGCGATCTGCCGGTTGACGTCGTTGAGCACCTGCATCAGCGCCGGGTCGGGGATTCCGGGCTCGACGCCGCAGAACTCGAGGACGCCGAAGAAGCGCTGGCCGAAGAAGATGGGGAGGCCGAAGGCCGTCCGCAGGCCGCTCTGCACTGCCGCATCCGCCCGCGTCCCGGCGCCTTCGCGGCCCCAGTCGGCCAGCGAGCCGGGCTCGCCGCTGGCCCAGATGCGTCCCGGTAGGCCCTCGCCGCTGGCAAGAGGGGTCTCGCGCGTGATGGCCTCGAAGGCATCGAGGTCCAGCCGGCGGCGCTGCCAGGTCTCGATGCAGCGCAGCGCACCGGCCTTGCGGTCCAGACGCCAGACGGCGCCGAAGTCGTAGGGAGTGCTCTCGCTGATGGCTTGCAGCAGCCGCGGCGTCGCGTCCGCGACCGTGGGCGACTGAGCAAGGACGCGCAGGATGGCGTGCTGCGCCTCGAGCCGAATCCGCG from Candidatus Krumholzibacteriia bacterium harbors:
- a CDS encoding response regulator, producing the protein MSAGKTASPPPGGRDEARIRLEAQHAILRVLAQSPTVADATPRLLQAISESTPYDFGAVWRLDRKAGALRCIETWQRRRLDLDAFEAITRETPLASGEGLPGRIWASGEPGSLADWGREGAGTRADAAVQSGLRTAFGLPIFFGQRFFGVLEFCGVEPGIPDPALMQVLNDVNRQIAFFVTARRAEEEMQELFDLSIDLLSIAGFDGFFKRLNPAWEQALGWSRAELLAKPYLDFVHPDDRAATSTEAQALNTGSDLIHFENRYRTKSGDYRWFAWSAKPSLERRVVYALARDVTEIKQAAAELALAKELAESASHAKSEFVANISHEIRTPLNAIIGMTELALDTKLTPEQREYLSVVKDSADALLGLLSDLLDLSKIETRRFELERVEFDLCDTLGGAMKALGVRAAQKGIELICDVSSSVPHRLIGDPGRLRQVVVNLVGNAVKFTDHGEVVVHVVWEQGPGGEPRLHMRVTDTGIGIPAEKQQRIFEAFEQADVATARDYGGTGLGLAIAARFVELMGGRIEVESEPGRGSTFHFTAHLPAVPPPATAAGEPNGLHGLKALVVDDNATARGVLSRTLAEWGLQVESAAGAEEARERAERAARDGAPFRLVLVDSHLPGTNGTSLVRSLRRIPGAAPAILLLLPSMGSIREAAGAYRVGASGFLAKPVEPMQLMASIRTVLEGRTWGQEERPARRRRGAVRRSAYRVLVVEDNPVNRRLVQRLLVKMGHVVRLARHGREALAALERDNIDVVLMDVRMPEMDGIQATLAIRRREAGSSGRRLPILALTAYAQEQELDRCLAAGMDGYLIKPVRPEALDRAISAAVTASGFFGTAPAPEAGASRLDEARILENMGGNAKLMREVVELFLDDCPRRLEAIRRAVAARDAAGLAAAAHTLKGSVAHFAVAEATEAVHALEEMARRKAWREAASGLATLEAELGRLLPALERMGSRNAPRQPSRRTGPRRRPSHTAPRPRTPARRSRRTTATRSRNAGTTSRPPRSRRPQPRS